The region tcagcctaggtacaGCGtgtgggcttggtcctgcctcaatgagaTGATGAGTCAGACATAGGTTGACTTCccagggaggccttaccctctctaaggagcgAATAAAGAGTGGGATGGGGAAAGGGAGagtggaactgggattggtatgtaagaaataagtaaaattatttttaaaaagaaaaaaggtcaaattaaattaaatacatagTCATAAAAAGCTGCAGGAAATGGCAGGACTGTAGGATGAGCACCAAGTACAGCAGCAGTTGTGCAGGGGAACTGACCCAAGCCTATGAGATGAACTGAGAGTGATATTGAGAGCAGAGAGAGCCAAAGAAGTGAAGCTGTCCAGGCCCTTGAGAGCTCAGAAAATCAGGAATGCATCCCAGGCACCAGACACTAAGTTACTGTTAGTAATTGCTTCCTAGTGCTTCCCTCTTGGAACTATAATTTTAATTGTCGGCTGATTTCTTCAAATAAGTAGAACTTCTGAATTGGTAGGTGGATGGGGTACCAGAATGAGACAAGGTAAGTCTTGAGTCCTGGGCTTCCCCTGGTGTATCAATGGGCTAATGAGCTGGAACATACATGCCTTTTTTTCTGCATCTGATTCTGTCTCCAGTATGTGTCTGTTCGCTAGATTATGTGAGGCTGGAGCATGGGCAAATGGGGTGTCCGATTTTTCTCAGGGCTGGTGTGATTTACTAAAGGAGGAATTGGGAGATGCTCAGAGATTGAGCCATGGGTAAGCTGTGGAAATCCCACTACTTAGTAGGACCTTTCCAGGGGCAGCATAGACTACATCAACTGCTCCCTGATGACAGACTGGACACGCCCATCCCAGTAGCAATGAAGGTAGGGAAAGGGCAACTCTGAACTAAGACGTCTCTATCTTTCCTCCTAAGTGATTTTGAGGATTCAGAATATAAAAAGGGGGGATCTGGGATATGGTAGAGGACTGGGCCATGGGTAAGGTATGGATAGCCAACTATCTAGTCTGGCCTCTCCCCAGGGAAGACTAAACCATACTCACTGCTGCATGCTGACAGACTACACACGGCCATTCAGGTAGATCAGGAAATCAGAGTGGAGACAAAACAATTCTGACCCAAAactgctctctctcccctcttctatCTTTGTTATAGATGGGACAAACTGGTTCCAAAGAAAAAGTCACCACTTAACTGCTTTCTCAAACACTGCAAAGAATTAGATCCTCAGACATTCAAATAAAAACCTGACTGTCTTTTGTAAGGAGGCATGACCCCAGTATTCCCTGGGTTGTTTTCTTGAAGGAATTCAGATCCACCTGTATTCACAGAGTTCTCTTGTTAGCACAGCCTTAATGAAAAACCAAGGTTATTAAGTTCTTCAGGATATCCAACTCCATTTCCAGGCACTCACAAACTGGTTGTAGATACAGGTTTCCAAGTATTTGGTCACCTGAAATCTAGCCAGGATCTCATGTTAGACATTGGTAAAGGCAAATATTTCTGTCAGCTTGATCCTGCTTTTCATAGGTACTAACTGCCATTCACCTATGAACTTATAAAGTGTAAAAAGACTTGTTCCCAATGCCTGACCCAATAGATAAGAATCATCTGGACAGATCTATATGGGTTATAAGGGTGGTGGTTGTTTTAGGTTCAGTTAGTTGTCACAGAACCCAACAGCAACTCTCTCATTCAGTGTTAACAACTAGGTTTGGTTTTATAGAATTTTATTAAATGCCTTTGgtgtatatattaaattttaagtgCAGTTCAATCTCTCTGAGGTAGAATTTGGCCTTTCCACTTCAGACCAGAACATGTTTTGTCtcaaaatgttctttaaattctCCTTTCGTGGACTCTGACTCTGTGGCgttgagaaaggagaaaaagaaagcaatcaaaaGTAAGGAACTATGATTATCATTTATCTCATGATATAAAACTCTATTTCTGTTACTTATACTCATTAAAAGCCAAAAGAACGGTTACAGTAGATCACTCTATGTACTATATAAAGATAATCTTGTGTTTTCTATAAGGTTTACCTGGGAACTTTGCAAGTTCAATACTTTAACAGTATGTACACAGGTAATATTAATTTATCATGTATGCATTTTGGGTTCAgctctctcttattttcttttccttttgagacaaggtttctctgtagttttggaacctgtcctggaactccctctgcagaccaggttggccttgaactcagaaagatctgcgtgtcttgtctctgcctcctgagtgctgggattaaaggcatgtgccaccatcgccagCTCAACACTCTCTTATTAAGGTAGTGGTAATGTTTTGCTGTTTCACAAGATAGCTAGATGTTTTttccaaatggaaaataaaactagaaaatttaAGTTGCAAAGGTCTGAGCAACTTATATAAGATATACAAAAAGTCAAAGTTCAATACACTGCTGATAATTCTCTGCTTAAACCCAATGGAGTTACTGATCCTTCCTTCATAATAATTACAATGATTggattaacaaataaaaacataaatgtaatCAAAggttatttgtttaatttttgcccAAGTAGTTAAAAGCACCAGACTGGCGCATACCTTCTGGTACACAGAAGTACCTTCTGGATGTTTAATGTCCACATATAGAAGCTATACTAACATGGTCAGAGGGACTAAAAGTGAGAATAGGTCCTCTCTTGCCTTTCAAGGCCAAGTAGGGTCTGGAgacatctctttaaaaatattctgtagttgtgagccatcacctGTTTCCTTGTTCAGGGAAGCCATGGAGACTCCAGCTAGTGAGCTGTAACCAGTGTCCCGTCTACAAAAGAGGAGAATTAATacaaaggaaaattttcttccaTGCTTCCAAATGAAGCTATGGTCAAGCAGTGCCTCTGAGTTAGCTTCAGATAGCTATAACAACTGATAAGAAAGGAAGGCTTGGGGAATCAGAGGTTCCTCTTAAACTTAAGTGGCCCCTGAGGACCAAATCCTAAGGTGACACTGACACTGCATGTCTTAAACACCCAGCAGTAAAGTAGAGCCATAGAATAAAATTATTGCTGTTTCTTTAATGGTTAAAGGAATCACACTCCGTGGACATTAAGCTTAAATCCATATGAGATGTTTTATACTGCTACTTCTTTTTGATAAGAAAAATTCTGCCCAGATATAGGACAGCATGACCTCTTCTCAATTAAACATTGTAACACCTCCCTGCAGTTAAGAGAAACAGGCAcactattgttttaaaataaaaatcaaatggtggttaaatttcttttctctccctctctagaATCGATATTGGGATAACTTCACACTGATTCTAGCCATTCCGACAGCTATCAAAGCCTTGGAACAATTGCTACAGTACAGGACTTTTCTGGGAATGGGGACCATAGTCTTGGATATAGGGAAGTGGCTTCTAGCAttgtcctttcccttccttcttcccctctgctTCTGCAAATTGTCCTACAGATGGAGTACCAGGTACACTGCTTACCAAAATTTGGCCAGAGAACACTGACAAAGCCCCAGGAGCCTGCCTCATTAGAGTACCCTCTCTCTTGACTCCCTACCACCAAGAAGCAGCTAAAGGAGTCACTGCCTGCTTTTTCTAACAGCAGCCATTGAGATGGGGGAATAAATGAGAGTTAGAGAACATAGATTAGGAAAACAGATCAGGCTTCCTGAGATGGATGCTTCTTGTTCCCAAAATACATTGTCAGGAGAAACTACGGGAAGGCATGAGGGGAGATATCTAAAGAGTAGTAATAGGGAACAGGAAAGGATCTGGGAGTCCTATAAAATACCCAAGCCAGTGTCTGTTTAATGGAATTCCAGCCTTAGGCTTCTCCCATCCTGAATGTATAAAATTTGTTATTTCTGCTTTCTCCATCCGTTGGTCTTTTGTCTGTCCTGATCAATCAAGTCTTTATTAATGCCGGGAAACAAACTCAGCAATCCCCTAGACAAATGCTGACACCTCTGTTTGATTACACAAGGACTAAAAGAATACAACCCACAAAAACAACTTGACAGAGAACACTGGAACAATACTTTGAAATGAAGAGAGAACTAGGCATAGTCAGGAAGGttgtagaaagaaaacaaatggagctATAATTACTGCaacaaaaataagattaaagTTCACagacatcaaaaaagaaagaaaacaaatggagccATAATTACTGTaacaaaaataagattaaagTACACAGACATCAAAAAAGACTACAATCAATACACACttttcaataataactttaaatattaattgcCTCAACTCTTCAATCAAAAGATGCAATCTGGCtgaatggaatataaaataaaacatgtctcTCCATTGTTTATAATAAATTTACCTTAACTTTAAAGGTAGGGACTATTTTAAAGTAAGTATTCCAAGAAATTTAtgactgggaaacaaacaagctttGAAAtcttaatatctgacaaaatagacttcaaactaaactaatcaaaagagataaagaagggtACTTCATTCTAACCAAGGAAACAATTAATCAAGAAGACATTATAATCCTAAACATATATGCACTAAATGCTTATGTACCCGATTTCATAAAAAGTGGACCACTGGAAATtgcaacagaggtcctctgaaatgttggatcatctgggccatctgctcctatcagagatttttcagagagtcttccttgatcaaaccttatttttcttatccaagaatgaatccacagcctctcacctcctgtggaaacaaaagcaaaacctcctgtccaaaCTAACATATCTTTTAACTTAAGTTTTTGgaatcaaggcattttcaaaatatatagcttggattaatccagcagcattcataatcaaatgtcttttagcagctgttgctccttcctcagcagtcaaacaattccaAGACAGCAAAATAGCACACAGCATCCAGACACACAATAGCACACAGCATCCAGACACACAATAGCACACAGCATCCAGACACACAATAGCACACAGCATCCAGATACACAATAGCACACAGCATCCAGACACACAATAGCACACAGCATCCAGACACACAATAGCACACAGCATCCAGACACACAATAGCACACAGTATCCAGACACACAATAGCACACAGCATCCAGGCTTTCTGTGTACTTTCCCTCTTGACGTGGATGCTAAGCAGGGCGGATGGGAGCTGGGAGCGCTAGTTTTTCTCCTGaaccctctctagttctgggattaagggcatgtaccactaccacctggtttctatggcaagctagtgtgactactgggattaaaggtgtgtgtcactgctacctggtctgtaaggctggccagtgtggctgttttacctttctgatcttcaggcaagctttattaaaatacaaatgaaatgccactataggcTTGCATCCCCTGGCTTACTTAACctactttcttacagaaccaaggACCACCTtggtagcaccacccaccatgggctctCCCTCATtgatcactgagaaaatgcctaaaAACTGAATCTCATGGAGTCATTTCCTCACCTGCCTTCCTCTCTAATGATgctagcctgtgtcaagctgacctaaaactagctagcacattCATCATCTATAAAATAGATGCAGTTAACGATGTTCTCAGGCTAGGTCACCTTAACCTGAGAACAACTCCTAACATTTTTGTTGTTCAAATGTAGTTGAAGGGGTTATGCCATCTACTCCCAATCACCAAACACTTGccctccagctcctgggattGTCCATGCCAGCAAcaagagataataaaaatgtaactacTGGGTGGTTATTCagcaatgattttttaaaaataaaagggaagcaTGTAGAAGAAATGTCAAAATAATCAGAATTAAAAATTGAAGTGACTTTTATCAACCAtgccaaaaagtaaataaagaaagatGGTTGTGAAATAATAGATATCGTACTGTAAGTCTGCACAGAGACCACTACAACCTTCTACAAAAAGTACTTCCTTGAGAAGCCTTGCACAGCAACTGTCTATCCAGTCTCAGACTAATGCTACTGTCTTTGGTAACCGTTGCAGCCGTAATCAAGGCTACAGCTCTGGAGCTGCAAAGggacagctctgaagggaaaggtatcctgactcATTGAAAAGTCAGGCaaatcctggagctggggtgtggtggggaatGGTCTCCCTGTAAGATGCAGCAATCCTGCTCCTTTCCTGGAGAGAGCTGTTAGAGCTGAGCTCTGTTCTGTTCCCCTAAGGGAATGTCTCAGCAAAAGTTCTTTTCTCTGCTGGTGAAAGAAGATCTTCACCCAAAACTCTTTTGAGAAATAGATTTGGGAGGGAGGAGCACAGGAGAATGCCTGCCTCTACCAGGGTGGTGAAGGACAGCCAACAACTGAAAAAGCAAAGGGGCTtgtatagggcttcttaggggtgggATTTTCTCAGAGAgattttctgctcagggattaGTTAGTTTTTCtcctcagggattggttagtttagttggtcaggggcagagttggctctggtttcagggccaaaccatttctttcactggccttttTTAGCCTTTTGACTCAATTTTCAGGGCtaaggcatatttctttcactggctctggttccagGACCAAAGTActcagggattggctggttttgtgtccaGTTGGTCAGGGACAgagttggctctggtttcaggatcaatctgtgtttctttcactggcccttgtttgtttgtttgtttgtttaggcttTTTGGCTCTAGATTTGGAGCCAGGGCATAtctctttcactggctctggttccagggtcaaagtgtgtttcttttgctctggtttcagagtcagggtgctttTCTttagctctgggttcagggataaagtgtttctttcactggctagGGTTtcagatccagggtgtgtttctttcactggttctggGTTTaaggtcagggtcagggtgttaCATTTCATGCTCAGGGGTTAGTTGGTTTCCTGTTaagggattggttggtttctttGGCTAGGCCTTTTACTCTACAGCAGACAAGGATTGTTGTTCATAATATCTGATATAATTCTTCTCATTTTCATCTTTACAAACTCCTTTTTGTCTATGTAGttcttttttcatatattctCCTTTTCATATtaaaacacaatatttttatatcatatagGGTTCATTACAGTATTATAGTACATGTATATTAactaatatttcaaataaaattggtAAGCCTCTTCAAACACTAATCATTTTCATGTATTGGAAATTTTGTAATCACttttaattcatttcatttttaatacattttcaaatttgaaTATAATGAcatcacttcctcctttcctctctttgtcCTTCCTATGTCCCTACCCTCTAACCCCTGCTATGTTCTCCCTTCACTCTCGAatgatagcctctttttcatacatatatgcaagaaTTCTGCCCCTTATTCCATGATGTTTCCTGAGTCATAGATGCAGATCTTTTTATCTGTGGGTATTATAATAATAAGACTTACAATTTTGTTAGTTAATAATTTAGAATTTTACTGGTCTAGCAAAGTGAAGGTATTAAtttctcttccaagatccatgaccTTACTAAACCCAGGTAGTTAACTAGGTTCTGTTACTAGGCATtattgacagaagtttctgtcccaccctgtcctagagctgtttagtcccaaataaatcacacagaggtctaaaacagttataaactgattggcctagtatctcaggctcttcttattaactctttcttacatcgtacattaacccattattcttgtctgtgctagccatgtggcttggtaccttactcagtgatgcagtcacatcttgcttcctctgcatctaggtcatgactgcagactgcagaatcctcttcccagaattctcctgttctcattgctccacctctacttcctgcctggtcaccctgcctatacttcctgcctggctactgaccaatcagcattttattaaaaataatacaagtgacaagataaaagaccattgtcccacagcaaggcaTTTTTCTCCTCTTGAATGGGACCTTACACATAAGAGTCACTGTTACACCTTTAGAAATATCTTACCATGCTGATCATTGTTGTTCTTCATAGGTGTATCTGGGTAGGACTATTAATTGCTTCCCTTACATGGCAGCTTGTACTATAGAAGCTAGGCCACAGGAAAGAGGCTTTCAGGAGAGGTCCTGCTCTGTCTAAGACCCATgccctgtgtggtgtgtgtggtcttCAAAAATAGGGGCTTATCTTCAACTTCTAATAAGCAACCAAGGATAACAGCACTGGCCTACATTGTTTTAATGTAATAGCATTACTCCCCCTTTTTCTCCCTTCAGCTCCTTCCATGTCCCTGTCCTTCAATTCCACCCATGTACTCTCCACCCTCaaattgatctatctatctatctatctatccatctatctatccatccatccatctatctagaGATCAATCTGTCtctctatataaaatatttatgagggTATTGATATATACACAATCATTTTtgtctctgtaatcccagcttccagcctccatctttggagggcCTAAGCCCACCAAACCTTGACCTCTCCCCAGGAAagatcaagaccactcccacagtatatttaaactgctccccagaaaataaacacatggtctTCGTTCTTCCTCTCTGGAGGTCTTGTCGGCTTTCTGCCCCCCCCCtttggggccacccgagagcacaggcatccaattaaacctggatatcttttaatttggtctgattgggattatttgcgtcagcagagaggctcatttttaggaatattcctaacatttTGGAGGTCCCGCGGGGAGTGGGTCCCACATGTTGGAAAGTGCCCTTATTGCACATGTCTTCTGCCAGGCTCAAATTGGCTTCCAGGCTAGATCGGCTTTCATCTTGGTGAGTTCCCCCCTTTTTTGCTTATGCTACTAGGGTTTGGGGGACCCATTCGTGTTTACTTTTGTCGATTTTGGGGCTTTTTATTGAAATCATGATCACACCATGAAAGTCCAATCCAAGTGGCTGAGCCAGGCTTAGCTGAGGTGAAATTGTATGGCCAGAGATGCTTACCACTCAATTTTCACAACCCCATTTTTGACTCAAGAGTTGTCCCAATGGATGCACTGTGATAGACTTGAGCCCCACAATTGGGCATAGGCTACAAATGGGTTCCTGCAATTCGAAGCCAGATTTGTTATTGCCCCTGGGCTGCCTCctacaaaatctttataaattgggaCTGTCTGATACAATCTGTCCTGAAAGGCTAATTTCTCCATGCACTAAGATTTGTCCTCAATACAACCTTGACAATGAGATGCGATGGCCACCAGAGGGAACTCTTGAGTTTTCCATCTTCCAGGACTTAGAAGATTTTTGCCACTGCAGGGATAAAAGGACAGAACTCTCATATGCCCACAGTTTCTGGGCACTGCACCCTCGCCCCTCcctcagtagccagtgtcttGCAGCACTGGTTTTTGTTGCCAGGGTCACAGTGCCTCCAAATTCCCAGTCATCTGGGAATTGGGATCCTGATAGTTCTGCCATGACTGTGCATCCAGAGTccctgacccctcccccactccctcaaagCCTTGCTATCCAACCCCCTCCTGTGGAAAAACATTCTCCACATTCTTCCCCTTACTCACCTCTACCTACCCCCTCCCCAGCCAAACAGGAAGTTTAAGGTTAATTTTCTCCATACCcacattcctcccctcccctccctcctactGCTTTTCTCTACCCTCCTATACCTCAACCTACTTCTTGGACCCCCTCTACACACTGGACTAACCCCTCCCAATCCTGCCCATCCTCTCCCTTACCAGATctcatcataactgtaattgtttTAGCCACccataaggctgcacttctgggttCTAAAGCTGGTGCATGTACCCCCTGTGTGCGCATGCATGGGTTGCCCACCACCTGCATTATCAGCGACTGACACAAAAGCCCCTGTATGCAGGCGCAAGGCAAAGCATTGCCTGTCATCAGCATCTGACGTAGGCATGTCTTTCCCCTTGTGTACATATGCAAggaagcttttaaaagctggacacgccATTTTTACTCCCCCCTtctttccacaccatttccctgGGGCCCATGAGCACAAACCCTTTTAATAAACTCCTACGTGAGTTCGTTTGCATCTCGTGTCCTCTTCTCATTTCCGCTGGACATTTTTATCTGGTGCTGAGACTCGAGAGATTCGCCCGCCCCAGGCCCCTATCCTGGCGGACTCCTGGGACCAGAATCACAACCagggattttctttgtttttttttttttttttttggaaaccagaacatttattttatgacagaCTGAAATCCTCAAGATGAACTGGATGCTGCAACAGCTGCCCTCTTGGGTTTAGGGGTTGTCCCTTCATGGAATCCATGTCTGAATCTCCGGTAGACAATTTTGAGGTGCCTCATCCGCCCAGTCCCGGTAGTGTTGCGTCTCTTAGCCTTGGCACTCCAGTTATACTTTCTCTTGCGCTTGACAGGGTAGCCACATTTGCCACAGGTAGACTTCTGAAGGTGGTAGGCCTTAGAGCCACAGCGGCGGCACAACGTGTGCGTCTTGTGGCGACGCTTTCCGAAGGATGACGTTCCTTTCGTCATCTTGCTTCTGCCGCCGAGGCCAAAGAGACTGGAAGAGCCAGGGATTTTCTTGAAAACAACCcatgtgttccatctgcctgagcgCGGCCCCTCCAAACAACACCAGCTTCTAATGGTGAGTGTTCCCATTCCAGCCAGCTTAACTGTTTCTTTGAACCTGAGGAATTGACCACTGAGCTCCCAGCAACCCTCTGGTGTTCCTAGAGACAGGGGGACTGCCCCCAACCACAGTCTTCAAGGCCTTGGTTCTTCCCTTTGCTGGCTGGCATTCAACTTCGGCTCGCTTCCCTTAGACGGCCCGGCCAACCCACCCACGACTGAAGGCCCAGGGTCCTTCAggtcttcatcttttctttttttcttctcttttctttttttcttcccttgtcaTAAATGCCGCTCGGAGCAGCCCTAGgcctctctggtttctgagtcACCCGACTAGATCCATCTAGGCCATAACACCCCACTCGTGGTCAAAGGACACTCATCCACGAGTCCTGGTTGTTCGTGCCGATTTGCACGCCctatatgatcctatctaataacctacttcctgaagagCGCAGGTGAATTTGGGAGCAGGCCAGGCAACATACAGATGAGATTCACCAAACCCTTGCCTCCCATCCTCCTGGGGCAGAGACGGTCCTAGAGCAAGAGCCGCACTAGGATTATAATACTCCAGGTGGAATCTTAGCTAGGGACTGGTTTTTTACTTGCCTCCTGGCAGGTCtctgtaaggctgccctcaagccagtaaatTATATTAAACTCTCAGAGATTATTCAGGATATGAAGGAAAATCCTTCCGCGTTTTTGAAACACCTCACAAAGGCTCTGTTACAGTATACTAACTTAGACACAGAAACTACAGAAGGCAGACAGTTACTCAtgacacattttttaaatcagtgctACTCTGACATTAGGGCTAAGCTTAGATGTTTGGAGAAAGACCCCTTGTCCCCGCAGGCCAAAATCCTAGAGgtggcttttaaggtgtaccatgtgagaaatgacaaagcCCGCAATCACTGTCACGTGGTAGCCACAGCCTCCCGACCGGCTGAGGTGACAGACCGCCTGATCCACGCTGTCCGTGCTGCTCCCCCGCCCCCCAGGGTGTGAGAACTGCCAGGTCCGTGTTTCAAATGTGGTAAAACCGGTCACTGGGCCCAAGCATGCCTTAATCCTCATCTTAGTCCTAGGAGACCTTGTCCAAGGTGTCACAGGGAAGGTCATTGGTCAGTAGATTGTCCTCGCGCACATAGTGGCATGGAGACATCGGACCCAGAAAATTTCCAAGTTGACCTTCTAGGTCTGGCCATGGATGAGTGAGGCTTCCTGGGCTCCTTTGACCTGACCATGACCGtcatctgtaacagggagccaTGGGTAATCATCACGGTATCAGAACGgctcatctcctttctcttggacactggAGCTACATACTCggtactgagggaattctgggggcctacctctccttctagtttccctattgtcGGGGTAGGGGGGACAGCCTTATCTAGCTCAACAGACTCCACCACTTAACTGTGTGTTTAGAGAcatttatctcactcattcatttcaGTTATGCCAACCTGTCCAGTACCTCTCATGGGAAGGGATTTTTTAACAAAGGTagga is a window of Arvicola amphibius chromosome X, mArvAmp1.2, whole genome shotgun sequence DNA encoding:
- the LOC119805479 gene encoding 60S ribosomal protein L37-like, translating into MTKGTSSFGKRRHKTHTLCRRCGSKAYHLQKSTCGKCGYPVKRKRKYNWSAKAKRRNTTGTGRMRHLKIVYRRFRHGFHEGTTPKPKRAAVAASSSS